One segment of Streptomyces sp. YIM 121038 DNA contains the following:
- a CDS encoding ATP-binding cassette domain-containing protein, translating to MTDAIVLDGVRKRYGEKRALDGLDLVAGRGTVHGVLGPNGAGKTTAVRIMSTLLTADEGRVEIAGCDARREAGEVRRRIGLLGQHAALDEELSGRQNLEMFGRLHHLGVRRAGVRADELLVRFGLDGTGGKAVKRYSGGMRRRLDLAASLITEPEVLFLDEPTTGLDPRGRAEVWDAVRSLVGGGTTVLLTTQYLEEADQLADRISLIDSGTVIAEGTADELKARLGGDRIDVVVRDGAQLVRAARLLPGDPGDVTVDADRRLASAPVADRMEALTRVVRALQEAGIEAEDIAVRRPTLDEVFLRLTGRSEADDRAKETV from the coding sequence ATGACGGACGCGATCGTCCTGGACGGCGTACGGAAGCGGTACGGCGAGAAGCGGGCCCTGGACGGGCTCGACCTGGTGGCGGGGCGCGGCACGGTGCACGGCGTGCTCGGCCCCAACGGCGCGGGCAAGACCACGGCGGTGCGCATCATGTCCACGCTGCTCACGGCCGACGAGGGCCGCGTGGAGATCGCCGGGTGCGACGCGCGGCGCGAGGCCGGGGAGGTGCGCCGCCGCATCGGCCTGCTCGGCCAGCACGCGGCGCTCGACGAGGAGCTGAGCGGCCGGCAGAACCTGGAGATGTTCGGGCGGCTCCACCACCTGGGGGTGCGGCGCGCGGGCGTGCGGGCCGACGAACTCCTCGTCCGCTTCGGCCTCGACGGCACGGGCGGCAAGGCGGTCAAGCGGTACAGCGGCGGCATGCGGCGCCGCCTCGACCTCGCGGCGTCGCTGATCACCGAGCCGGAGGTGCTGTTCCTCGACGAGCCGACGACGGGCCTGGACCCGCGCGGCCGCGCGGAGGTCTGGGACGCGGTGCGCTCCCTGGTGGGCGGCGGCACGACGGTGCTCCTGACGACCCAGTACCTGGAGGAGGCCGACCAGCTCGCCGACCGCATCTCCCTGATCGACAGCGGCACGGTGATCGCCGAGGGCACGGCGGACGAGCTGAAGGCGCGCCTGGGCGGCGACCGCATCGACGTCGTCGTCCGCGACGGCGCCCAGCTGGTGCGCGCTGCCCGGCTGCTCCCCGGCGACCCGGGGGACGTCACGGTCGACGCCGACCGCCGCCTGGCCAGCGCGCCCGTCGCGGACCGCATGGAGGCCCTGACACGGGTCGTACGGGCGCTCCAGGAGGCGGGCATCGAGGCGGAGGACATCGCGGTGCGCAGGCCGACCCTGGACGAGGTGTTCCTGCGCCTGACGGGGCGCTCCGAGGCCGACGACCGCGCGAAGGAGACCGTATGA
- a CDS encoding DinB family protein, with the protein MPTHVNAEAHGDERGALLAFVEAQRGGLRRSVLGLDDTQAASRPSASELTLGGLVKHVAETELNWLRMAQQKPNERQRTQETWGESFRLVEGETLAGTLAFWAEVAAETEEFIRSVPSLNDTFPLPEAPWFPEDGAVSMRWLLLHLVEEIGRHAGHADIIRESLDGKTAFELVALESGQSWG; encoded by the coding sequence ATGCCCACTCACGTCAACGCGGAAGCCCACGGCGACGAGCGCGGCGCACTCCTGGCCTTCGTCGAGGCCCAGCGCGGCGGTCTGCGCCGCTCGGTGCTCGGCCTGGACGACACGCAGGCGGCCAGCCGCCCGAGCGCCAGTGAGCTGACCCTCGGAGGCCTGGTCAAGCACGTCGCCGAGACCGAGCTGAACTGGCTGCGCATGGCCCAGCAGAAGCCCAACGAGCGCCAGCGGACCCAGGAGACCTGGGGCGAGAGCTTCCGGCTCGTCGAGGGCGAGACGCTGGCCGGCACCCTCGCCTTCTGGGCCGAAGTGGCCGCGGAGACCGAGGAGTTCATCCGGTCCGTGCCGAGCCTGAACGACACCTTCCCGCTGCCCGAGGCGCCGTGGTTCCCCGAGGACGGCGCGGTGTCGATGCGCTGGCTGCTGCTGCACCTCGTCGAGGAGATCGGCCGTCACGCGGGCCACGCGGACATCATCCGCGAGAGCCTGGACGGCAAGACCGCCTTCGAGCTGGTGGCGCTGGAGTCGGGCCAGTCCTGGGGCTGA
- a CDS encoding PadR family transcriptional regulator — protein sequence MSAIRMLVLGAVRQHGRAHGYQVRNDLEYWGAHEWSNAKPGSIYHALRQLTKQGLLHEHETAPSTAGGPPRTEYEITEKGTEEFLALLREALTAVAHDQKSDVLSAAVGFMVFLPREEVVSLLKERVRAIEDWRHGVTEYYTPEDGPGQLGHIGEIMNLWVHSADAGAEWTKGLIERIENGAYAFAGEGEPFVGVLAEGEENPFATGEKHPGDRR from the coding sequence ATGTCGGCGATCCGGATGCTCGTCCTCGGGGCGGTCCGCCAGCACGGACGGGCGCACGGCTACCAGGTGCGCAACGACCTGGAGTACTGGGGTGCCCACGAGTGGTCCAACGCCAAGCCCGGGTCGATCTACCACGCGCTGCGGCAGCTGACCAAGCAGGGACTGCTGCACGAGCACGAGACCGCGCCGTCCACGGCGGGCGGCCCGCCCCGCACCGAGTACGAGATCACGGAGAAGGGCACCGAGGAGTTCCTGGCCCTTCTCCGCGAGGCTCTGACCGCCGTCGCGCACGACCAGAAGTCCGACGTGCTCTCGGCGGCCGTCGGCTTCATGGTCTTCCTGCCGCGCGAGGAGGTCGTCTCGCTCCTCAAGGAGCGGGTGCGCGCCATCGAGGACTGGCGCCACGGCGTCACGGAGTACTACACGCCCGAGGACGGCCCCGGGCAGCTCGGCCACATCGGCGAGATCATGAACCTCTGGGTCCACTCGGCCGACGCGGGCGCGGAGTGGACCAAGGGCCTCATCGAGCGGATCGAGAACGGCGCGTACGCCTTCGCGGGCGAGGGCGAGCCGTTCGTCGGAGTGCTCGCGGAGGGTGAGGAGAACCCGTTCGCGACGGGGGAGAAGCACCCCGGAGACCGCCGCTAG